A stretch of the Aminipila terrae genome encodes the following:
- the prmA gene encoding 50S ribosomal protein L11 methyltransferase, which produces MNYIETKIYTSRYGIEHILNTLSEMGIEDAVIEDPADVEELMDKKNSYDWDYVDASVMEQIDEEPAIILYMEDSDQGKEKVQDVKNAMESLKERMDRGEFGTDFSFGRMKVEDKTVKDEDWKDNWKEFFKPAKITERIVVKPTWEAYEKQSEDELIIEIDPGMAFGTGTHETTTLCIKLLEKYTKEGDAVLDVGCGSGILSIAAALLGIKNILGVDIDPVAVEVSKENVALNGFSDTIQIQYGDLTKGIDYKADVVVANLMADLVMMLSCDVARHLKNKGVFISSGILIEKQQQVSEAIKNNGFEIIEILEQGDWCAIAARLK; this is translated from the coding sequence ATGAATTATATTGAAACCAAAATATATACCAGCAGATATGGAATAGAGCATATTCTTAATACACTGTCAGAGATGGGTATTGAGGATGCTGTTATAGAAGATCCCGCAGATGTAGAAGAGCTGATGGATAAGAAGAATTCTTACGACTGGGATTATGTGGATGCCAGTGTGATGGAGCAGATAGATGAGGAACCGGCTATTATTTTATATATGGAAGATTCCGACCAGGGAAAAGAAAAAGTACAGGATGTAAAAAATGCTATGGAAAGTCTAAAAGAACGTATGGACAGGGGAGAGTTTGGAACAGACTTTTCTTTCGGAAGAATGAAGGTTGAAGATAAGACCGTAAAGGATGAAGACTGGAAAGACAACTGGAAAGAATTTTTTAAACCTGCAAAGATAACGGAAAGAATAGTGGTAAAACCTACCTGGGAGGCCTATGAAAAACAGTCGGAAGATGAACTGATTATTGAAATTGATCCAGGCATGGCATTTGGAACGGGCACCCATGAAACAACAACGCTTTGTATTAAATTACTGGAAAAATACACCAAGGAAGGAGATGCTGTCCTGGATGTAGGCTGTGGGTCAGGTATTTTATCCATAGCAGCTGCATTGCTTGGCATTAAAAATATTCTTGGTGTGGATATAGATCCGGTAGCTGTTGAAGTTTCAAAAGAAAATGTTGCATTAAACGGCTTTTCGGACACAATCCAGATTCAATATGGTGATTTGACAAAAGGTATAGATTATAAGGCTGATGTTGTAGTAGCTAATTTAATGGCCGATCTAGTGATGATGCTGTCTTGTGATGTGGCTAGACATTTAAAGAATAAAGGCGTATTTATTTCTTCGGGTATTCTTATAGAAAAACAGCAGCAGGTATCGGAAGCTATTAAAAATAATGGATTTGAGATTATAGAAATATTAGAACAGGGTGACTGGTGCGCCATAGCAGCGAGGTTAAAATAG
- a CDS encoding RsmE family RNA methyltransferase, whose amino-acid sequence MSRFFTTPENIGDKTIRITDKQDIQHMIKVLRLREGDRIDVSDSVRWEYETEILRIDKEYVEAVILDKQKFTNEPFTKVTLFQGVPKQGKMELIIQKTVELGIYEIVPVFTDRTIVADNGNFSKKIERWQKVSDEAVKQCKRGIIPNVDGNITFSKMVSLLEGFDLVLFPYENEDKTTIKDVLRGLEHQPETVAIIIGPEGGFSDKEADLLKSINTECVTLGKTTLRTETAGMAALAMVMYELEL is encoded by the coding sequence ATGAGCAGATTTTTTACTACTCCTGAGAATATTGGTGATAAGACAATAAGAATAACAGATAAGCAGGATATCCAGCACATGATAAAAGTGTTACGGCTCCGTGAAGGTGACAGAATAGATGTATCGGATTCTGTCAGATGGGAATATGAAACGGAAATCTTGCGCATTGATAAGGAGTATGTGGAGGCAGTGATACTGGACAAGCAGAAATTTACCAATGAACCTTTTACTAAAGTAACTTTGTTTCAAGGGGTTCCTAAGCAGGGTAAGATGGAATTGATTATACAGAAAACCGTAGAATTAGGAATCTATGAGATTGTACCAGTTTTTACAGACAGAACAATAGTTGCTGACAACGGAAATTTTTCAAAAAAAATTGAAAGATGGCAGAAAGTTTCTGATGAAGCAGTAAAACAATGCAAGAGAGGGATTATTCCAAATGTTGATGGAAACATCACTTTCAGTAAAATGGTTTCTTTGCTGGAGGGATTTGATTTAGTCCTGTTCCCCTATGAAAATGAAGATAAGACAACCATAAAGGATGTACTCAGGGGACTTGAGCACCAGCCTGAAACGGTAGCAATTATCATTGGACCTGAAGGCGGATTTTCTGATAAAGAAGCAGATCTTTTGAAAAGTATAAATACAGAATGCGTTACTTTGGGAAAAACAACCCTTCGTACTGAAACAGCGGGAATGGCTGCCCTTGCTATGGTTATGTACGAATTAGAACTATAA
- a CDS encoding desulfoferrodoxin family protein yields MSEKKFFVCKHCGNLVEMIKSSGAPMVCCGEKMTELEANTVDASFEKHIPVVTVGGNTVVAKVGSVEHPMVEEHYIEWLYLLTSKGAQRKNLSPGEKPEAEFALAQGETPLAVFAYCNLHGLWKSEIK; encoded by the coding sequence ATGAGTGAAAAGAAATTTTTTGTGTGTAAGCACTGTGGAAACTTAGTTGAAATGATTAAGAGTTCTGGAGCACCTATGGTCTGTTGTGGAGAAAAAATGACAGAACTGGAGGCAAATACAGTAGATGCAAGTTTTGAGAAACATATACCAGTTGTAACCGTTGGAGGCAATACAGTTGTTGCCAAGGTTGGTTCTGTTGAACATCCTATGGTTGAAGAACATTATATCGAATGGCTATATCTTTTGACTTCAAAAGGTGCACAAAGGAAGAACCTTTCCCCAGGAGAAAAACCAGAAGCTGAATTTGCTCTGGCACAGGGAGAAACTCCATTAGCCGTATTTGCTTATTGCAATCTACACGGATTATGGAAGTCAGAAATAAAATAA
- a CDS encoding PH domain-containing protein codes for MAMELSQNLAWTFVSECPIPNDINSMLTAGETAVAAYKTIRDSAIFTNKRLIVRDAQGLTGKKVEIYSLPYSSINMWSSENAGTLDLNAEIELWTRAGHIKVNLKKGIDIRKFDNLIANAVLG; via the coding sequence ATGGCAATGGAATTATCTCAAAACTTAGCATGGACATTTGTGAGCGAATGCCCTATCCCCAATGATATAAATTCTATGCTTACGGCAGGTGAAACAGCTGTAGCTGCATATAAAACCATCCGGGATTCTGCTATTTTTACAAACAAAAGATTAATTGTGCGTGATGCACAAGGCCTCACAGGCAAAAAGGTGGAAATCTACTCTTTGCCTTACTCATCAATAAACATGTGGTCATCAGAAAATGCTGGCACCTTAGACTTAAATGCAGAAATAGAGTTATGGACCAGAGCAGGGCATATTAAAGTGAATTTAAAAAAAGGTATTGATATAAGAAAATTTGACAACCTTATTGCTAATGCAGTTTTAGGGTAA
- a CDS encoding MFS transporter yields MKLSLKIKTAYGIIAIADQCLYFLYGTFFLFFTTTVVGIDPGIAGVIAALGALWDAISSAIIGFISDNTHSRFGKRRMFIICASIPVAIVTTLLFTAIEASMTVKIIYYVCMTLLFWTGFSSFFIPFLAWGAELTEDYNERTRLRSFAYVGNTLGMAIGAVMPTIFVDHLMNMGKTQAQAWHGTAAMIAGCVFLSLFIGAFIIKEPSNLDQKPDDMKMSVKRFCQMFLDMVKGFAEILKLKTLRYAIYASILYLAANTIFVADRLYFYTYNMGLDALSITALMAIEPFAGMIFVPILVATSSKFDKRSQFMVGMTICAISMVALRFIGTTNFLEAAIMLVAYGLGAICYWQLMPAMIYDVCEVDELVSGKQRQGTIVSLQAISESLSEAVGLVLLGNMLQWAGFDGNAVSQQENALFWVDNAFTLIPGIFMFLSVYMIYKYPITRKVFNKVLGAVEKQREGHKVNLEEFKEVLL; encoded by the coding sequence ATGAAACTTTCACTCAAGATTAAAACAGCATACGGAATTATAGCAATAGCGGACCAGTGTTTATACTTTCTTTATGGCACTTTTTTCCTGTTTTTTACAACTACTGTGGTTGGAATTGATCCGGGAATTGCAGGAGTCATTGCAGCTCTTGGTGCTCTTTGGGATGCCATAAGTTCAGCAATTATTGGATTTATATCAGATAATACCCATTCGAGATTTGGGAAAAGGAGGATGTTCATCATATGTGCATCCATACCGGTAGCTATTGTTACTACACTACTATTCACAGCTATAGAAGCGTCCATGACGGTTAAGATTATTTATTATGTTTGTATGACTTTACTGTTTTGGACTGGGTTTTCATCATTTTTTATTCCGTTCTTAGCATGGGGTGCAGAACTTACAGAAGATTATAACGAACGAACAAGGCTGAGATCTTTTGCGTATGTGGGAAACACATTGGGTATGGCTATAGGAGCAGTCATGCCTACAATTTTCGTGGACCATTTAATGAACATGGGAAAAACACAGGCCCAGGCATGGCATGGGACGGCAGCAATGATCGCAGGCTGCGTATTCCTGTCACTGTTTATTGGAGCCTTTATAATAAAGGAACCAAGTAACCTGGATCAGAAACCGGATGATATGAAAATGTCTGTTAAAAGATTTTGTCAGATGTTTCTGGATATGGTCAAAGGGTTTGCTGAAATTCTTAAATTAAAGACACTTAGATATGCTATATATGCAAGTATATTATATCTGGCAGCAAATACCATCTTCGTGGCAGACAGACTTTACTTTTATACATATAACATGGGACTGGATGCCTTAAGTATTACTGCTCTCATGGCCATAGAACCTTTTGCAGGTATGATCTTTGTGCCGATTTTAGTGGCCACAAGTAGTAAGTTTGATAAGCGTAGTCAGTTTATGGTGGGGATGACTATTTGCGCTATAAGTATGGTGGCGCTCAGATTTATCGGAACAACTAATTTTCTGGAAGCTGCTATTATGCTGGTAGCTTACGGGTTAGGCGCTATTTGCTACTGGCAGTTGATGCCAGCTATGATTTATGACGTTTGTGAGGTTGATGAACTGGTAAGCGGAAAACAAAGGCAGGGAACAATCGTATCCCTGCAGGCCATATCAGAGTCTTTATCTGAGGCAGTAGGCTTAGTACTTTTAGGTAATATGCTTCAATGGGCTGGCTTTGACGGAAATGCAGTTTCTCAGCAGGAGAATGCACTATTCTGGGTAGATAACGCATTTACCCTGATACCTGGAATATTTATGTTTTTATCGGTTTATATGATTTACAAGTATCCTATAACGCGGAAAGTGTTTAACAAAGTACTAGGAGCTGTGGAAAAGCAGAGAGAAGGACATAAAGTAAATCTGGAAGAATTCAAAGAAGTTTTATTATAA
- a CDS encoding polysaccharide deacetylase family protein: protein MAITSRDKPAEQGTIRLPIIMYHGLVKESKLQNTYFISPRLFENDLKYLKDNGYTAISMTELIDYVYNGAPLPEKPILLTFDDGFYNNYLYAYPLLKKYNQKAVISILGSQTDRYSLIKINNSYYSYLTWGQINEMIMSGHIEIQNHTYDMHDSKSGRTGCGEKSGEGMEKYRENFTADVGLLQQRITDYTGTTPNTMVYPFGYYTKNSEVLIKEMGFKASLTCSAKINKISRDPECLYKLGRYLRPPDKSSDSFFKKILENK, encoded by the coding sequence ATGGCTATTACATCCAGAGATAAGCCTGCAGAACAGGGTACTATCCGTCTTCCTATTATCATGTATCATGGTCTGGTTAAGGAATCAAAGCTTCAGAATACCTATTTCATTTCTCCCCGTTTATTTGAAAATGACTTAAAATATCTGAAAGACAATGGCTATACTGCAATTTCCATGACGGAGTTAATTGATTACGTTTATAATGGAGCACCTTTACCTGAAAAACCCATTCTTCTCACCTTTGATGATGGTTTTTATAACAACTACCTGTATGCATATCCATTACTGAAAAAATATAACCAGAAAGCTGTAATTTCCATTCTTGGTTCACAGACGGACAGGTACAGCCTTATTAAAATAAATAATTCTTACTATTCTTATCTGACCTGGGGGCAGATAAATGAAATGATTATGTCTGGACACATAGAGATACAGAATCATACTTATGACATGCATGATTCTAAGAGTGGACGAACGGGATGCGGTGAAAAATCAGGAGAAGGAATGGAAAAATACAGGGAGAATTTTACTGCAGATGTGGGTCTTCTCCAACAAAGGATAACTGACTATACTGGCACTACACCAAATACTATGGTTTATCCTTTTGGTTACTACACGAAGAATTCTGAAGTCCTTATAAAAGAAATGGGATTTAAAGCTTCTTTAACCTGTTCAGCAAAGATAAATAAGATTTCCCGGGATCCTGAATGTTTGTACAAATTAGGAAGATATCTCAGACCTCCGGATAAAAGCAGCGATAGTTTTTTTAAAAAGATCCTGGAAAATAAATAA
- a CDS encoding histidine triad nucleotide-binding protein: protein MAECIFCMIANKEIPSKIVYEDDKIVCFHDLEPQAPVHVLIIPKKHIPSLDNVSEEDQALLGHIMFKVKDIACELGLENGYRLVNNCGEDGFQTVKHLHFHLLGKRKMTWPPG from the coding sequence ATGGCAGAATGTATCTTTTGTATGATTGCAAATAAAGAAATACCATCAAAAATTGTTTACGAAGATGATAAAATTGTTTGTTTTCATGATTTAGAACCTCAGGCCCCTGTTCATGTACTGATTATTCCGAAGAAACATATTCCATCTTTGGACAATGTCAGTGAAGAGGATCAGGCACTATTGGGCCACATTATGTTTAAAGTGAAGGATATAGCTTGCGAGCTGGGACTTGAAAATGGCTACAGGCTTGTGAATAATTGCGGTGAAGATGGTTTCCAGACTGTAAAGCATTTGCATTTCCACCTTCTGGGCAAAAGAAAAATGACATGGCCACCAGGTTGA
- the rpsU gene encoding 30S ribosomal protein S21, with protein sequence MAQVVVRENESLESALKRFKRSCARDGVMSELRKREHYEKPSVKRKKKSEAARKKAKKF encoded by the coding sequence ATGGCACAAGTAGTTGTAAGAGAAAACGAAAGTTTAGAAAGCGCTCTTAAGAGATTTAAGCGTTCTTGCGCAAGAGATGGAGTAATGTCAGAATTGAGAAAAAGAGAACATTACGAAAAGCCAAGCGTAAAGAGAAAGAAAAAGTCTGAAGCTGCAAGAAAAAAGGCTAAGAAGTTCTAG
- a CDS encoding GatB/YqeY domain-containing protein has translation MTLKERLTNDFKEAMKARDEVRKNTVNFVRAAIKQYEVDNRAELDDEGVLAILTKQVKMRKDALADFEKAGRTDLLDSYNKEIEILKSYLPEQMSPEKIAEVVKNAAADMGIEGGRQNMGKLMGAVMPKVKGLADGDAVKKAVEEFLS, from the coding sequence TTGACCTTAAAGGAAAGATTAACAAATGACTTCAAAGAAGCTATGAAAGCAAGAGATGAGGTCAGAAAGAATACAGTAAATTTTGTTCGTGCTGCTATTAAACAATATGAAGTGGACAATAGAGCCGAGCTTGACGATGAAGGTGTTTTGGCGATTTTAACAAAACAAGTAAAAATGAGAAAAGACGCCCTCGCTGATTTTGAGAAAGCTGGAAGAACAGATCTTTTAGATTCCTACAACAAAGAAATAGAAATTTTAAAGTCTTATTTACCTGAACAAATGTCACCTGAGAAAATTGCAGAAGTTGTTAAAAATGCAGCTGCTGATATGGGCATTGAAGGTGGAAGACAGAATATGGGAAAACTGATGGGAGCTGTAATGCCAAAAGTTAAGGGTTTAGCTGATGGTGATGCAGTGAAAAAAGCAGTAGAAGAATTTCTATCATAA
- the mtaB gene encoding tRNA (N(6)-L-threonylcarbamoyladenosine(37)-C(2))-methylthiotransferase MtaB, translating into MINDNIQVINGIKIDDTWSDFARDFVRSHGRKMLIGIKTLGCKVNQYESEAIKEKFINNNHEIVNENDFADVYIINTCTVTSLADRKSRQYIRRMKKLNPDSIVAVTGCYAQVSPEEVAAIEAVDIVTGTNQKSKLVELVENYRRTSQSETEKLVDEYEQLNEYEETGIITSMESRTRAYIKIQEGCDRFCSYCVIPYARGQVRSRAVNDILQEAKSLVERGFKELTLTGINTALYGTEEGFHKKNHVQEQLQGIEIIIDELERLEGDFRVRLSSLEPTVINVEYVERLLKYKRLCPHLHLSVQSGSNKILKAMNRRYDREEYLDIVNTLRNFDSGYGITTDIIAGFPGETEEDFKESLDIIRQAEFCKVHAFKYSKREGTKAALMKGHVSPEVKNRRSEELISVGNQVSEKFFKDNLNRNRTVLIEEYLEDIHCLTGYTENYIKAYIACDSSDYTSMINTFAEVKLTGIYKDGVMCQLNCQAKRF; encoded by the coding sequence TTGATTAACGATAATATTCAAGTTATTAATGGGATTAAAATAGATGATACATGGTCTGATTTTGCAAGGGATTTTGTTCGCAGCCATGGCAGAAAAATGCTTATAGGGATAAAGACTCTTGGCTGCAAAGTAAACCAATATGAAAGTGAAGCAATAAAGGAAAAGTTTATCAATAACAATCATGAGATTGTAAATGAGAATGATTTTGCTGATGTTTACATTATTAACACCTGTACAGTTACCAGTCTGGCAGATCGAAAATCCAGGCAGTATATCAGAAGGATGAAAAAGCTGAATCCGGACAGTATTGTGGCAGTAACGGGGTGCTACGCCCAGGTAAGCCCGGAAGAGGTGGCGGCCATAGAAGCCGTTGATATTGTTACCGGCACAAATCAGAAAAGCAAACTGGTGGAACTAGTGGAGAATTATAGAAGGACTTCACAATCAGAAACAGAGAAACTGGTTGATGAGTATGAACAGCTGAATGAATATGAAGAAACGGGTATCATTACTTCCATGGAATCCAGAACCAGGGCTTATATTAAAATCCAGGAAGGCTGTGACAGATTCTGTTCTTACTGTGTGATTCCTTATGCAAGGGGCCAGGTGAGAAGCAGGGCTGTCAATGACATCCTGCAGGAGGCAAAGAGTCTTGTAGAGAGGGGTTTTAAAGAACTTACTCTGACAGGTATCAACACAGCTCTGTATGGAACCGAAGAAGGATTTCATAAGAAGAATCATGTTCAGGAACAGCTTCAGGGAATAGAAATCATAATTGATGAACTGGAACGGTTAGAAGGTGATTTCAGAGTGCGGTTAAGCTCTCTGGAGCCAACCGTAATTAATGTTGAATACGTTGAAAGACTTTTAAAATATAAGAGGCTTTGTCCTCATCTTCATTTATCTGTTCAGAGTGGCAGCAATAAAATACTGAAAGCTATGAACAGACGGTATGATCGAGAAGAGTATCTGGACATCGTGAATACTTTAAGGAATTTTGATTCCGGGTATGGTATAACTACGGACATTATCGCAGGCTTTCCCGGGGAAACGGAAGAGGATTTTAAAGAAAGTCTGGATATTATCAGACAAGCGGAGTTTTGCAAAGTACATGCATTTAAGTACTCCAAGAGAGAGGGGACTAAGGCAGCTTTAATGAAGGGACATGTATCTCCTGAGGTAAAGAACCGAAGAAGTGAAGAACTGATTTCTGTTGGGAACCAAGTCTCCGAGAAGTTTTTTAAAGATAATTTAAACAGGAACAGAACGGTTCTTATTGAAGAGTATTTAGAAGATATTCACTGCCTGACTGGGTATACAGAAAATTATATTAAAGCATATATCGCATGTGACAGTTCTGATTATACAAGCATGATTAACACATTTGCAGAGGTAAAACTGACAGGTATTTATAAAGACGGAGTAATGTGTCAGTTAAACTGTCAGGCTAAACGGTTCTGA
- a CDS encoding MerR family transcriptional regulator, whose amino-acid sequence MNLMKQNYFTTGEFAKLCHVKKQTLFHYDDIGLFSPEIIKENGYRYYSYQQIEVFEIISMLKELDMPLKEIKQYLDTRTPESLIQLLHEKQNEVENKIKELEWIKNYIITKTDITEEGLHAATERVSYVEMPEEYLITTDYSGKPDDKSMAAAITKHYNYCHDLGLYMIHSIGSTIRTSDMPTSGIYYSYAHIYTKVSGRIYPDLHIKPAGTFAVIYHRNGFNTAFESYKTLLDDLLQKGYTPGEYFYEDTILDELSMCGYDNYMIKISVHCKK is encoded by the coding sequence ATGAATTTAATGAAACAGAATTATTTTACTACAGGAGAATTCGCAAAACTTTGTCATGTAAAAAAGCAGACTTTGTTTCATTATGATGATATCGGCCTCTTTTCTCCAGAAATCATCAAGGAAAATGGTTACCGGTATTATTCCTATCAGCAAATTGAAGTCTTTGAGATTATTTCAATGTTAAAAGAGCTGGACATGCCTTTAAAAGAAATAAAACAATATCTGGATACCAGAACTCCTGAAAGCCTTATACAGCTCCTTCATGAAAAACAGAATGAAGTAGAAAACAAAATTAAAGAGCTGGAGTGGATAAAGAACTATATTATAACAAAAACGGATATTACGGAAGAAGGCCTTCATGCGGCAACAGAAAGAGTAAGTTATGTAGAAATGCCAGAAGAATATCTTATCACTACTGATTATAGCGGAAAACCTGATGACAAATCCATGGCAGCAGCCATCACAAAGCATTATAATTATTGCCATGATTTAGGGCTATATATGATTCATTCCATTGGAAGCACCATTAGAACTTCTGATATGCCCACCAGTGGTATTTATTATTCCTATGCTCACATATATACCAAAGTTTCAGGCAGGATCTATCCGGACCTTCATATAAAACCTGCAGGGACCTTTGCCGTTATATACCATCGCAATGGTTTTAATACAGCCTTCGAAAGTTATAAAACACTTTTGGACGACTTACTTCAAAAAGGCTATACACCGGGAGAATATTTTTATGAAGATACCATATTAGATGAACTGTCCATGTGTGGATATGATAACTATATGATTAAGATTTCTGTTCACTGTAAAAAGTAA
- a CDS encoding N-acetylmuramoyl-L-alanine amidase family protein produces MAIKIFIDQGHNPQNPNAGAEANGVREQDITFEVGVRLAALLNSNPNFDAELSRTSPTEVLGTSNATSLQARVYAANSWGADFFISLHCNSSEIKEASGSEAYVFKRESPAYDMALRLLEGLHYMTGLENRGVFIRPTLYVLRATDMPAVLVEMGYITNVNDAHLMSTDPQSFARGIYNGILLYYGML; encoded by the coding sequence ATGGCAATTAAAATTTTTATTGATCAGGGACATAACCCGCAGAATCCCAACGCTGGTGCAGAAGCCAACGGAGTGAGGGAACAAGACATTACCTTTGAGGTCGGAGTGCGACTGGCAGCATTGTTAAACAGCAACCCCAATTTTGATGCAGAACTATCCAGAACTTCACCTACTGAGGTACTTGGTACCAGTAATGCTACAAGCCTTCAGGCCAGAGTGTATGCTGCTAACTCATGGGGAGCAGATTTCTTTATAAGCTTACATTGTAATTCCAGTGAAATAAAAGAAGCAAGTGGAAGCGAAGCCTATGTTTTCAAGAGAGAAAGTCCGGCCTATGACATGGCGCTGAGGCTGTTAGAGGGGCTTCATTACATGACAGGACTGGAAAACAGAGGTGTATTTATACGTCCTACTTTATATGTGCTGAGAGCCACGGATATGCCTGCTGTCCTTGTTGAAATGGGATACATAACGAATGTCAATGATGCACATCTGATGTCTACAGACCCGCAAAGTTTTGCCAGGGGCATATATAACGGTATATTATTATATTATGGCATGCTTTAA
- a CDS encoding RrF2 family transcriptional regulator, producing the protein MKMRVSTKGRYALRLMIDLAEHDTGEYISLKDISQRQNISTKYLEQIVSQLCKAGYLNSVRGPQGGYKLAKVPKDYTIGDILRITEGKFAPTTCLMDEENQCEMYEECATISFWEGLYAVINQYIDSFTLEDIVEQHREKSLWDYTI; encoded by the coding sequence ATGAAAATGAGAGTATCAACAAAAGGAAGATATGCTTTAAGGCTGATGATAGATTTAGCGGAGCATGATACGGGTGAATATATATCCCTTAAAGACATATCGCAGAGACAAAATATATCAACCAAATATCTTGAACAAATTGTAAGCCAGCTTTGTAAAGCTGGATATTTAAATAGCGTCAGAGGGCCTCAGGGAGGATATAAACTGGCGAAAGTTCCCAAAGATTATACCATTGGCGACATTTTAAGGATTACTGAAGGAAAATTTGCCCCTACAACCTGCCTGATGGATGAAGAAAACCAGTGTGAAATGTATGAGGAATGTGCTACGATTTCATTCTGGGAAGGTCTTTATGCTGTTATAAACCAATATATAGATTCTTTTACGCTGGAAGATATTGTTGAACAACATCGTGAAAAAAGTTTGTGGGATTATACTATTTAG
- the cysK gene encoding cysteine synthase A, with protein MSKIYNSLTELIGNTPLLALNNYNHNRDLKAEIIAKLEYFNPAGSVKDRVALNMINDAEQKGLLKPGSVIIEPTSGNTGIGLASVASARGYRAILTMPDTMSVERRNLLKAFGAEIVLTEGAKGMKGAIAKAEELAKEIPGSFIPGQFDNPANPEAHRKTTGVEIWKDTEGKVDIFVAAVGTGGTLTGTGEYLKSQNPAIKIVAVEPAASPVLSGGNPGPHKIQGIGAGFVPQVLNTDIYDEIIKVENDNAFDTAKASAKEEGLLIGISSGAALWAATELAKRPENEGKKIVVLLPDTGERYLSTPNFID; from the coding sequence ATGTCAAAAATATATAACAGCTTAACAGAATTAATTGGAAACACACCACTACTTGCACTGAATAATTATAATCATAATAGAGATTTGAAAGCCGAAATTATTGCAAAACTGGAGTATTTTAATCCAGCAGGCAGTGTAAAAGACAGAGTGGCTTTAAATATGATCAATGATGCCGAACAAAAGGGTCTGCTGAAACCAGGCAGTGTCATTATTGAACCTACAAGTGGAAACACAGGTATAGGGCTGGCATCTGTGGCATCGGCAAGAGGATACAGAGCTATCCTGACTATGCCGGATACCATGAGTGTAGAAAGAAGAAATCTGCTTAAGGCATTTGGTGCAGAAATTGTTTTGACAGAAGGGGCAAAAGGAATGAAGGGTGCTATTGCAAAAGCAGAAGAATTAGCAAAGGAAATTCCAGGAAGCTTTATTCCAGGTCAGTTTGACAACCCTGCAAATCCTGAAGCTCATAGAAAAACTACAGGTGTGGAAATCTGGAAGGATACAGAAGGAAAAGTAGATATTTTTGTTGCTGCTGTTGGTACAGGGGGAACGCTTACAGGGACAGGCGAATATTTGAAATCACAGAATCCTGCTATAAAAATTGTGGCCGTTGAACCGGCAGCATCTCCTGTTTTATCGGGAGGAAATCCTGGACCACATAAAATCCAGGGGATTGGCGCTGGTTTTGTACCGCAGGTATTAAATACAGATATTTATGACGAAATTATTAAAGTGGAAAATGATAACGCTTTTGATACCGCCAAAGCTTCTGCTAAAGAAGAAGGACTGCTTATAGGTATTTCCTCTGGAGCTGCTCTGTGGGCAGCAACTGAACTGGCTAAAAGGCCAGAAAATGAGGGGAAGAAGATTGTAGTACTGCTTCCAGATACAGGAGAGAGATATTTATCTACCCCTAACTTTATTGATTAG